The following coding sequences lie in one Candidatus Binatia bacterium genomic window:
- a CDS encoding carbon-nitrogen hydrolase family protein yields MSSRPERFVAACVQMRSGDDKARNLDAAEAAIEAAARAGATLVVLPETFSWRGPAERDREEAEGLDGPTLTRMGELARRLRLTLVAGSILERGADGALPFNTSVVLGPDGSRLAVYRKMHLFDVSIPGRVEVRESARRGHGAEVVCADTPVGRLGLSVCYDLRFPELYRRLARAGAELLCVPSAFTFPTGAAHWEVLVRARAIENQCWVLAANQHGPTGQGHADYGHSMIVDPWGTVVACASDGERVITAEIDLGYLARVRREMPCLEHARLDA; encoded by the coding sequence ATGAGCTCGCGTCCCGAGCGCTTCGTCGCAGCCTGCGTGCAGATGCGCAGCGGGGACGACAAGGCGCGCAACCTCGACGCGGCCGAGGCGGCGATCGAGGCGGCGGCGCGCGCCGGTGCGACGCTGGTCGTCCTGCCGGAGACGTTCTCCTGGCGCGGCCCGGCCGAGCGCGACCGCGAGGAAGCCGAAGGTCTCGACGGTCCGACGCTCACGCGCATGGGCGAGCTCGCGCGTCGCCTGCGCTTGACGCTGGTCGCGGGCTCGATCCTCGAGCGCGGCGCGGACGGCGCGCTGCCGTTCAACACGAGCGTCGTGCTCGGACCCGACGGCAGCCGGCTCGCGGTCTACCGCAAGATGCACCTGTTCGACGTCTCGATCCCGGGGCGGGTCGAGGTGCGCGAGTCCGCGCGGCGCGGACACGGCGCGGAGGTCGTGTGCGCCGACACGCCGGTCGGCCGCCTCGGCCTCTCGGTGTGCTACGACCTGCGCTTCCCGGAGCTCTACCGTCGGCTCGCGCGCGCCGGCGCCGAGCTGCTCTGCGTGCCGTCCGCGTTCACCTTCCCGACCGGCGCCGCGCACTGGGAGGTGCTGGTGCGCGCCCGCGCGATCGAGAACCAGTGCTGGGTGCTCGCCGCGAACCAGCACGGCCCGACCGGGCAGGGCCACGCCGACTACGGGCACAGCATGATCGTCGATCCGTGGGGCACCGTGGTGGCGTGCGCGTCGGACGGCGAGCGCGTGATCACCGCCGAGATCGACCTCGGCTACCTCGCGCGCGTGCGACGCGAGATGCCGTGCCTCGAGCACGCGCGGCTCGACGCTTGA
- a CDS encoding FKBP-type peptidyl-prolyl cis-trans isomerase, translating into MRKLISAGAAALLAVFTVGAAGAQTLATDDQKTLYALGIALSRNLASFNLTPDELKIVEAGLQDGVTGQEPKVDMNTYGPKIQSFAQARATATAQKEKDASKGFLENAAKEKGAQKLPSGVIYTETKAGTGESPKATDRVKVHYHGTLTDGTVFDSSVERGEPVTFPLNGVIPCWTEGVQKMKVGGKAKLICPSDTAYGDRGAPPKIKPGATLVFDVELLDIEAAPPPAAGGASKAPGAKAQ; encoded by the coding sequence ATGCGTAAGCTGATCTCGGCCGGGGCCGCTGCGCTCCTGGCGGTCTTCACCGTCGGCGCGGCGGGCGCGCAGACGCTCGCAACGGACGACCAGAAGACGCTCTATGCGCTCGGCATCGCGCTGTCGCGCAATCTCGCATCCTTCAACTTGACGCCCGACGAGCTGAAGATCGTCGAGGCCGGGCTGCAGGACGGCGTCACGGGCCAGGAGCCGAAGGTCGACATGAACACCTACGGCCCGAAGATCCAGTCCTTCGCGCAGGCGCGCGCGACGGCGACCGCGCAGAAGGAGAAGGACGCGAGCAAGGGCTTCCTCGAGAACGCCGCCAAGGAGAAGGGCGCGCAGAAGCTCCCCTCGGGCGTGATCTACACCGAGACCAAGGCCGGCACGGGCGAGTCGCCGAAGGCCACCGACCGCGTCAAGGTGCACTACCACGGCACGCTCACCGACGGCACGGTGTTCGACAGCTCGGTCGAGCGCGGCGAGCCGGTGACGTTCCCGCTGAACGGCGTCATCCCGTGCTGGACCGAGGGCGTGCAGAAGATGAAGGTCGGCGGCAAGGCGAAGCTGATCTGCCCGTCCGACACCGCTTACGGCGACCGTGGCGCGCCGCCCAAGATCAAGCCGGGCGCGACCCTCGTGTTCGACGTCGAGCTGCTCGACATCGAGGCCGCACCGCCGCCTGCGGCCGGCGGCGCCAGCAAGGCGCCCGGCGCGAAGGCGCAGTAA
- a CDS encoding MBL fold metallo-hydrolase, whose translation MDSTVTEIARGVYRISAFHRGFGIQFNQFLVAGDEPFLMHTGMRRMFDVTRSAVARVLDPASLRWIGFSHFEPDECGALNEWLALAPRAEPVAGFVGATVMLSDFADRPARVLADGEVLSTGSHRLRYLATPHLPHGWDAGLYFEETEGVLLCSDLFFHPGDPEPLTRGDVVSRARDSIREGAQGPLAHDMPYTASTDATLRQLADLSPRSLGVMHGSSFEGDGRQALLDLADVIRVELGPGPA comes from the coding sequence ACCGCGGCTTCGGCATCCAGTTCAACCAGTTCCTGGTCGCCGGCGACGAGCCGTTCCTGATGCACACCGGCATGCGCCGCATGTTCGACGTCACGCGGAGCGCGGTGGCGCGCGTCCTCGATCCGGCGTCGCTGCGCTGGATCGGCTTCAGCCACTTCGAGCCCGACGAGTGCGGCGCGCTGAACGAGTGGCTCGCGCTCGCGCCGCGCGCCGAGCCGGTCGCGGGCTTCGTCGGCGCGACCGTCATGCTGAGCGACTTCGCCGACCGTCCGGCGCGCGTGCTCGCCGACGGCGAGGTGCTCAGCACCGGCTCGCACCGGCTGCGCTACCTCGCCACGCCGCACCTGCCGCACGGCTGGGATGCGGGGCTCTACTTCGAGGAGACCGAGGGCGTGCTCTTGTGCTCGGACCTCTTCTTTCATCCCGGCGACCCCGAGCCGCTGACCCGCGGCGACGTCGTGTCGCGGGCGCGGGACTCGATCCGCGAGGGCGCGCAGGGTCCGCTCGCGCACGACATGCCGTACACCGCGTCGACCGACGCGACGCTGCGCCAGCTCGCCGACTTGTCGCCGCGATCGCTCGGGGTGATGCACGGCTCGTCGTTCGAGGGCGACGGCCGCCAGGCGCTCCTCGACCTCGCCGACGTCATCCGCGTGGAGCTCGGCCCCGGACCCGCATGA
- a CDS encoding FliA/WhiG family RNA polymerase sigma factor, which produces MTNDGGAEASPAKRRGPQPMAREAIVQRQGASSRPPALRPISEAEVRTYLPLVRQVVQRMLPRKPAEVAAEDLISWGVVGLLDAMRKYDCKREAAFPTYAQYRIRGSILDYLRRCDWLPRSARQKSHDVEDATLRLERRLGRTPGMEEVAAELQMTLDQYARTVATVGAPMVAAGDLGFGRGEDGFSADEIIPDGGDQGPMRKVLRKERVEILARAIERLPDKERIVVSFYYFEGLTMREMAEALHLTEGRISQLHSQAMARLRQMLSADEQDLTLD; this is translated from the coding sequence GTGACGAACGACGGCGGCGCGGAGGCCTCGCCCGCCAAGCGGCGCGGGCCGCAGCCGATGGCGCGCGAGGCGATCGTGCAGCGCCAGGGCGCGTCGAGCCGGCCGCCGGCTCTGCGGCCGATCTCCGAGGCCGAGGTGCGGACCTACCTGCCGCTCGTGCGCCAGGTCGTGCAGCGCATGCTGCCGCGCAAGCCCGCCGAGGTCGCCGCGGAGGATCTGATCAGCTGGGGTGTGGTCGGCCTGCTCGACGCGATGCGCAAGTACGACTGCAAGCGCGAGGCGGCGTTCCCGACCTACGCGCAGTACCGCATCCGCGGCTCGATCCTCGACTACCTGCGGCGCTGCGACTGGCTGCCGCGCAGCGCGCGCCAGAAGTCGCACGACGTCGAGGACGCGACGCTGCGCCTCGAGCGCCGTCTCGGCCGCACGCCGGGCATGGAGGAGGTCGCGGCCGAGCTCCAGATGACGCTCGACCAGTACGCGCGGACGGTGGCGACGGTCGGCGCGCCGATGGTGGCCGCGGGCGACCTCGGCTTCGGCCGCGGCGAGGACGGCTTCTCCGCGGACGAGATCATTCCGGACGGCGGCGATCAGGGGCCGATGCGCAAGGTGCTGCGCAAGGAGCGCGTCGAGATCCTGGCGCGGGCGATCGAGAGGCTCCCCGACAAGGAGCGCATCGTCGTGTCGTTCTACTACTTCGAGGGCCTGACCATGCGGGAGATGGCGGAGGCCCTGCACCTCACCGAGGGGCGCATCTCGCAGCTGCACAGCCAAGCGATGGCCCGGCTGCGCCAGATGCTCTCCGCCGACGAGCAAGACCTGACGCTCGACTGA
- a CDS encoding acyl-CoA dehydrogenase family protein, producing MPRGAPHASPLDAARALAGEIAAAAETIERERRVPEPLIREMARAGLFRMLVPRELGGLEVEPRTMVDAIEEVARVVDAMYEAGGVTSIYSSSALQRRFRDVHVVTQHILVAPPTYELAGRVLLGLPADTEML from the coding sequence ATGCCGCGCGGCGCGCCGCACGCCTCCCCGCTCGACGCCGCCCGCGCGCTCGCCGGCGAGATCGCGGCGGCGGCGGAGACGATCGAGCGCGAGCGTCGCGTCCCCGAGCCCCTGATCCGCGAGATGGCGCGCGCCGGCCTCTTCCGCATGCTGGTGCCGCGCGAGCTCGGCGGGCTCGAGGTCGAGCCCCGCACGATGGTCGACGCGATCGAGGAGGTCGCGCGCGTGGTCGACGCGATGTACGAGGCCGGCGGCGTCACGTCGATCTACTCCTCGAGCGCGCTGCAGCGCCGCTTCCGCGACGTCCACGTCGTGACCCAGCACATCCTGGTCGCGCCGCCGACCTACGAGCTCGCGGGCCGCGTGCTGCTGGGCCTCCCTGCCGACACGGAGATGCTGTGA
- a CDS encoding flagellar biosynthesis anti-sigma factor FlgM, whose amino-acid sequence MSEARRAKGSGALALRSFPSRNDDERRRERIARLAAAVEAGTYRPDAAAIADAMLRYLERSDQPPPC is encoded by the coding sequence ATGTCCGAGGCACGTCGCGCGAAGGGGTCGGGCGCGCTCGCGCTGCGCTCGTTTCCGTCGAGGAATGACGACGAGCGACGTCGCGAGCGCATCGCGCGTCTCGCCGCCGCCGTGGAGGCCGGCACCTACCGACCCGACGCGGCGGCGATCGCGGACGCGATGCTGCGCTACCTCGAGCGCAGCGACCAGCCGCCGCCCTGCTGA
- the aqpZ gene encoding aquaporin Z — protein sequence MAPMANRFAAELLGTFWLTFGGCGSAVLAATFPEVGIGLVGVSLAFGLTLLTMAYAIGHVSGCHINPAVSVGLAAGGRFSASELAPYIVAQVIGGILGAAVLYVIASGKPDFVLGGFAANGYGEHSPGGYSLLAALVCEVVMTFFFLLVILGSTDARVPVGFAGLPIGLSLTLIHLVSIPVTNTSVNPARSTGPAVFVGGWALEQLWLFWLAPILGAVLAGLFYRWLGGATASE from the coding sequence ATGGCGCCGATGGCGAATCGGTTCGCGGCGGAGCTGCTCGGCACGTTCTGGCTGACGTTCGGCGGCTGCGGCAGCGCCGTGCTCGCCGCCACGTTCCCGGAGGTCGGGATCGGCTTGGTCGGGGTGTCGCTGGCTTTTGGCTTGACGCTGCTGACGATGGCGTACGCGATCGGGCACGTCTCGGGCTGCCACATCAACCCGGCGGTGTCGGTCGGTCTCGCAGCCGGCGGACGCTTCTCGGCGAGCGAGCTCGCACCGTACATCGTCGCGCAGGTGATCGGCGGCATCCTGGGCGCGGCCGTGCTCTACGTGATCGCGAGCGGCAAGCCGGACTTCGTGCTCGGCGGCTTCGCCGCGAACGGCTACGGCGAGCACTCGCCCGGTGGCTACTCGCTGCTCGCGGCGCTGGTGTGCGAGGTGGTGATGACGTTCTTCTTCCTGCTCGTCATCCTCGGCTCCACCGACGCGCGCGTCCCGGTCGGCTTCGCGGGCCTGCCGATCGGCCTGTCGCTGACGCTGATCCACCTGGTCAGCATCCCGGTGACCAACACCTCGGTGAACCCCGCGCGCAGCACGGGCCCCGCGGTGTTCGTCGGCGGCTGGGCGCTCGAGCAGCTGTGGCTGTTCTGGCTGGCGCCGATCCTCGGCGCCGTGCTCGCCGGACTGTTCTACCGCTGGCTCGGCGGCGCGACGGCGTCCGAATGA
- a CDS encoding tRNA-(ms[2]io[6]A)-hydroxylase, with protein MLNLASDTDPRWLERTLANIDEVLLDHAHCEKKAASTAVSLLFRYPEHASLLRPLADLAREELAHFTLVLGHIEARGRRLERQIPSPYASELMRALRPEEPARAVDTLLCLSLIEARSCERMKLLAGALDDPALRELYSGLLASEARHHQCYVDLATSLAPSAEVRARLRELARHEAEVIARAPAMARMHC; from the coding sequence ATGTTGAATCTCGCATCGGACACCGACCCGCGCTGGCTCGAGCGCACGCTCGCCAACATCGACGAGGTCCTGCTCGACCACGCGCACTGTGAGAAGAAGGCCGCCTCGACGGCGGTCAGCCTGCTGTTCCGCTACCCCGAGCACGCGAGCCTGCTGCGACCGCTGGCAGACCTCGCCCGCGAGGAGCTCGCGCACTTCACGCTGGTGCTCGGACACATCGAGGCGCGCGGACGTCGCCTCGAGCGGCAGATCCCGAGCCCGTACGCGAGCGAGCTGATGCGCGCGCTGCGTCCCGAGGAGCCGGCGCGCGCGGTCGACACGCTGCTCTGCCTGTCGCTCATCGAGGCACGGAGCTGCGAGCGCATGAAGCTGCTCGCGGGCGCGCTCGACGACCCCGCGCTGCGCGAGCTGTACTCGGGACTGCTCGCGAGCGAGGCGCGCCACCACCAGTGCTACGTCGACCTCGCGACCTCGCTCGCGCCGAGCGCCGAGGTGCGCGCGCGCCTGCGCGAGCTCGCGCGCCACGAGGCGGAGGTGATCGCCCGCGCGCCCGCGATGGCGCGCATGCACTGCTGA
- a CDS encoding molybdopterin-binding protein: protein MSRKHHPETKPLAEARRLLLAAAIPLSSSETIRAERALGRVTAEPVYARASVPHYHGAAMDGIALRAADVAGASEETPVDLELGTPDTVARPFAWVDTGNALPAWADAVVMIERVYAGRTVDAVLDANDPSGPRPASGRDARVVHVRAAAPRWQHVRLVGEDVVASEPLLPRGRRIRPWDVGALLAAGVDEVAVRPRPVVAILPTGDELIEPGEPRAPGRIVEFNSRMLAAFVEEWGGTALRLAPARDDLAAIRAQIEPALHESDVVCVIAGSSAGQRDFTALALGEIGEVLVRGVAVMPGKPAIVAAVARERGARASVALGIPGYPVSAAVVCRELLEPLVAHLLGAVPEERVRVRAVVPRALTSRVGHEELLRVALGEVGGRLVATPLARGASAIVGMARADGLLRIPSAAEVVAAGDELEVELLRPLAEVRETVLVAGAFDPLLGALEDALRAERPQAKLARAALGDDAWSALARGEAHVAAVDEPCLAADDAAGNEPRPAAGDAAGAPPGASVRAGADAVVVHLASRAHGLVVALGNPLSLTSRADLERADVRSAPSGLAPLAAAAAVQSGLADAALGVESAAVALGLGFVPLERRDYDLVLRADFAASDLGRALLAALRSAAFREAAARVAGCDASRAGEEKRLTRRDTGASRAS, encoded by the coding sequence GTGTCGCGCAAGCACCATCCGGAGACCAAGCCTCTCGCGGAAGCGCGCCGCCTGCTGCTCGCCGCGGCGATCCCGCTGAGCTCGTCCGAGACGATCCGCGCCGAGCGCGCGCTCGGACGCGTCACCGCGGAGCCGGTGTACGCGCGCGCTTCGGTGCCGCACTACCACGGCGCCGCGATGGACGGCATCGCGCTGCGCGCCGCCGACGTCGCGGGCGCGAGCGAGGAGACCCCGGTCGACCTCGAGCTCGGCACGCCCGATACGGTCGCGCGTCCCTTCGCCTGGGTCGACACCGGCAACGCGCTGCCTGCGTGGGCCGACGCGGTGGTGATGATCGAGCGCGTCTACGCGGGTCGCACCGTCGATGCTGTGCTTGACGCGAATGACCCCAGCGGTCCGCGGCCGGCGTCCGGCCGCGACGCGCGCGTCGTGCACGTCCGCGCCGCGGCGCCGCGCTGGCAGCACGTGCGGCTCGTCGGCGAGGACGTGGTCGCGAGCGAGCCGCTGCTGCCGCGCGGGCGGCGCATCCGTCCGTGGGACGTCGGCGCGCTGCTCGCGGCGGGCGTCGACGAGGTCGCGGTGCGGCCGCGTCCGGTGGTCGCGATCCTGCCGACCGGCGACGAGCTGATCGAGCCCGGCGAGCCGCGCGCGCCCGGACGCATCGTCGAGTTCAACTCGCGCATGCTCGCGGCCTTCGTCGAGGAGTGGGGAGGCACGGCCCTGCGCCTCGCGCCGGCGCGCGACGACCTCGCCGCGATCCGCGCGCAGATCGAGCCCGCGCTGCACGAGTCGGACGTCGTGTGCGTGATCGCCGGCTCGTCCGCGGGGCAGCGCGACTTCACCGCGCTCGCGCTCGGCGAGATCGGCGAGGTGCTGGTGCGCGGCGTCGCGGTCATGCCCGGCAAGCCGGCGATCGTCGCCGCGGTCGCGCGCGAGCGCGGCGCGCGCGCGAGCGTCGCGCTCGGCATCCCCGGCTATCCGGTGTCGGCGGCGGTCGTGTGTCGCGAGCTGCTCGAGCCGCTGGTCGCGCACCTGCTCGGCGCGGTGCCCGAGGAGCGCGTCCGCGTGCGCGCCGTCGTGCCGCGCGCGCTCACCTCGCGCGTCGGGCACGAGGAGCTGCTGCGCGTCGCGCTCGGCGAGGTCGGCGGACGCCTGGTCGCAACCCCGCTCGCCCGTGGTGCGAGCGCGATCGTCGGCATGGCGCGCGCGGATGGCCTGCTGCGCATCCCGTCCGCTGCAGAAGTGGTCGCGGCCGGCGACGAGCTCGAGGTCGAGCTGCTGCGGCCGCTCGCCGAGGTGCGCGAGACGGTCCTCGTCGCGGGCGCGTTCGATCCGCTGCTGGGCGCGCTCGAGGACGCGCTGCGCGCCGAGCGTCCGCAGGCGAAGCTCGCGCGCGCCGCGCTCGGCGACGACGCGTGGAGCGCGCTCGCGCGCGGCGAGGCGCACGTCGCGGCGGTCGACGAGCCATGCTTGGCGGCGGACGACGCCGCGGGCAATGAACCGCGCCCCGCAGCGGGCGACGCCGCGGGCGCGCCGCCCGGGGCGTCCGTGCGCGCCGGTGCCGACGCGGTCGTCGTCCACCTCGCGAGCCGCGCGCACGGCCTCGTCGTCGCGCTGGGGAATCCTCTGAGCTTGACGTCGCGCGCCGACCTCGAGCGCGCCGACGTGCGGAGCGCGCCGTCGGGTCTCGCGCCGCTCGCCGCCGCGGCGGCGGTGCAGAGCGGGCTCGCCGACGCGGCGCTCGGCGTCGAGTCGGCGGCGGTGGCGCTCGGACTCGGCTTCGTGCCGCTCGAGCGCCGCGACTACGACCTGGTCCTGCGCGCCGACTTCGCGGCGAGCGATCTCGGGCGGGCGCTGCTCGCGGCGCTCCGCAGCGCCGCGTTTCGCGAGGCGGCGGCGCGGGTCGCGGGCTGCGACGCGTCGCGCGCGGGCGAGGAGAAGCGGCTCACCCGGCGCGACACCGGCGCGTCGCGCGCGAGCTAA
- a CDS encoding enoyl-CoA hydratase-related protein, with translation MSDALPTFTSLKTERIGDVLRVTIANPRNPLNAVDEQLHEELATLFRVLRRESRARAVLLTGEGRAFSAGGDFAWFPKFQDPATLEAVRRDGKQMIWDLLDVELPIVAAVNGPAIGLGASIALLCDVIFAAESATFADPHVRVGIVAGDGGVAIWPLALGPARAKQYLLTGDAVPAAEAERIGLVNFVVPAEELQQRALEFAHRLAAGAPLAVRYTKLAVNKLLKDALNVAFDTSTALELVTFRSEDHREALAALREKRPPRFTGR, from the coding sequence GTGAGCGACGCTCTGCCGACCTTCACCTCGCTGAAGACCGAGCGCATCGGCGACGTGCTGCGCGTCACGATCGCCAACCCGCGCAACCCGCTGAACGCCGTCGACGAGCAGCTGCACGAGGAGCTCGCGACGCTGTTCCGCGTGCTGCGTCGCGAGAGCCGCGCGCGCGCCGTGCTGCTGACCGGCGAGGGACGCGCGTTCTCCGCGGGCGGCGACTTCGCCTGGTTTCCGAAGTTCCAGGATCCGGCGACGCTCGAGGCGGTGCGGCGCGACGGCAAGCAGATGATCTGGGACCTGCTCGACGTCGAGCTGCCGATCGTCGCCGCGGTGAACGGGCCGGCGATCGGCCTCGGCGCGTCGATCGCGCTGCTCTGCGACGTGATCTTCGCCGCCGAGAGCGCGACCTTCGCGGATCCGCACGTGCGCGTCGGCATCGTCGCCGGCGACGGCGGCGTCGCGATCTGGCCGCTCGCGCTCGGTCCGGCGCGCGCGAAGCAGTACCTGCTGACCGGCGACGCGGTTCCAGCCGCAGAGGCGGAGCGCATCGGGCTCGTCAACTTCGTCGTGCCGGCCGAGGAGCTGCAGCAGCGCGCGCTCGAGTTCGCGCACCGCCTCGCGGCCGGCGCGCCGCTCGCGGTACGCTACACCAAGCTCGCGGTGAACAAGCTTCTGAAGGACGCGCTCAACGTCGCCTTCGACACCTCGACCGCGCTCGAGCTCGTGACCTTCCGCAGCGAGGACCACCGCGAGGCGCTGGCGGCGCTGCGCGAGAAGCGACCGCCGCGGTTCACCGGCCGCTGA
- a CDS encoding isocitrate/isopropylmalate family dehydrogenase, which produces MSQHHVVLIPGDGIGPEVSAAVQDILAAARAPVAWVERKAGLAALEDGDDVLPASTLEAIRQHGVALKGPCTTPVGGGFTSVNVKLRKTLDLYAAVRPVRTLAGVASRYDHVDMVVIRENTEGLYSGVENEVTPGVVTSLKVATEAACRRIARYAFEYARRRERKKVTVFHKANIMKLTDGLFLRCAREEHERYQDIAFDAMIIDAGCMKLVQDPSRFDILLMENLYGDVVSDLCAGLVGGLGVVPGANMGDQMAVFEAVHGSAPDIAGKDLANPLALLMSAVMMLNHLAESTGDQACRQAALRIKAAYDRALADGQKTRDIGGSLGTKAFTAAVIERLS; this is translated from the coding sequence ATGAGCCAGCATCACGTCGTCCTCATTCCCGGCGACGGCATCGGCCCCGAGGTCTCGGCCGCCGTCCAGGACATCCTCGCCGCTGCGCGCGCGCCGGTCGCGTGGGTCGAGCGCAAGGCGGGTCTCGCCGCGCTCGAGGACGGCGACGACGTGCTCCCGGCGAGCACGCTCGAGGCGATCCGCCAGCACGGCGTCGCGCTCAAGGGTCCGTGCACGACGCCGGTCGGCGGCGGCTTCACCTCGGTCAACGTCAAGCTACGAAAGACGCTCGACCTCTACGCCGCGGTCCGGCCGGTGCGCACGCTCGCAGGCGTCGCGAGCCGCTACGACCACGTCGACATGGTGGTGATCCGCGAGAACACCGAAGGGCTCTACAGCGGCGTCGAGAACGAGGTCACGCCGGGCGTCGTGACGAGCCTCAAGGTCGCGACCGAGGCCGCGTGCCGGCGGATCGCCCGCTACGCCTTCGAGTACGCGCGTCGGCGCGAGCGCAAGAAGGTCACGGTGTTCCACAAGGCGAACATCATGAAGCTCACCGACGGTCTGTTCCTGCGCTGCGCGCGCGAGGAGCACGAGCGCTACCAGGACATCGCGTTCGACGCGATGATCATCGACGCCGGCTGCATGAAGCTCGTGCAGGACCCGAGCCGCTTCGACATCCTGCTGATGGAGAATCTCTACGGCGACGTGGTGAGCGACCTGTGCGCCGGACTGGTCGGTGGGCTCGGCGTCGTCCCGGGTGCGAACATGGGCGACCAGATGGCGGTGTTCGAGGCGGTGCACGGCTCGGCGCCCGACATCGCAGGCAAAGACCTGGCGAACCCGCTCGCGCTGCTGATGTCGGCGGTGATGATGCTGAACCACCTCGCCGAGTCGACCGGCGACCAGGCCTGCCGTCAGGCGGCGCTGCGCATCAAGGCCGCCTACGACCGCGCGCTCGCCGACGGTCAGAAGACGCGCGACATCGGCGGCAGCCTCGGCACCAAGGCGTTCACCGCCGCCGTCATCGAAAGGCTGTCTTGA